From Megalobrama amblycephala isolate DHTTF-2021 linkage group LG8, ASM1881202v1, whole genome shotgun sequence, the proteins below share one genomic window:
- the hyal1 gene encoding hyaluronidase-1: MDELGRRTCPLLVFGICFASVLGRPPISSRLLTNLPFFSVWNAPTERCMSQFGVELDLSIFDIVHNRDQSFMGDNITIFYSDKLGEYPYYGLGSEPVYGGVPQNASLNQHLHKADGDLRTDIPDRGFHGLAVVDWEKWRPLWERNWDTKEVYWKGSRNLVKAKHPSWNPEQIEREAVQEFENASRAFMEETLKLGRRERPGGLWGFYGFPGCYNYQYKKNGTYTGECPALEMKRNDKLDWLWNVSSALYPDIYLDLGLRGRGRDILLYSRHRILEAMRVGEHTSRRPPPVFPYARIAYTYSMEFLSQEDLVHTIGESVALGASGIVLWGNGNYSRTKKACVAVQDYLLGTLGRYIVNVTEAAFLCSQTVCSSRGRCVRRDPSGTAYLHLDPAEWSIVPRAGLPGPVTVGPSYVAHRRLRTAEDETRGFTASFRCQCFPGWEGDQCQKPVPVETFI; encoded by the exons ATGGACGAGCTGGGACGTCGAACGTGTCCTCTGCTGGTGTTCGGCATCTGTTTTGCATCTGTTCTCGGCCGTCCCCCGATCTCATCCCGTCTCCTCACCAATCTCCCGTTTTTTTCCGTATGGAACGCGCCGACGGAGCGCTGCATGTCTCAATTTGGGGTCGAGCTGGACTTGAGCATCTTTGACATTGTGCACAACCGCGACCAGAGCTTTATGGGTGACAACATCACTATTTTCTACTCGGATAAGTTGGGAGAGTATCCTTACTATGGCCTAGGAAGTGAACCGGTGTATGGAGGTGTTCCTCAAAACGCCAGCCTGAACCAGCACCTTCACAAGGCCGATGGTGACCTGCGGACAGACATCCCAGATCGTGGCTTTCACGGGCTGGCCGTCGTCGACTGGGAAAAGTGGAGGCCCTTGTGGGAACGTAACTGGGACACTAAAGAAGTGTACTGGAAGGGCTCCAGGAACTTAGTGAAAGCCAAACATCCTAGCTGGAATCCGGAACAGATAGAAAGGGAAGCTGTGCAGGAATTCGAGAATGCTTCACGGGCCTTTATGGAGGAGACTTTAAAACTGGGCCGCAGAGAGCGTCCTGGAGGATTATGGGGGTTTTATGGCTTCCCCGGCTGCTATAATTATCAGTACAAGAAGAATGGGACGTATACGGGTGAGTGTCCTGCTCTGGAGATGAAAAGGAATGATAAACTGGACTGGCTGTGGAACGTCAGCTCGGCCCTGTACCCTGATATCTATCTGGATCTGGGGCTCCGGGGCCGCGGTCGGGATATCTTGCTGTACAGCCGGCATCGGATCCTGGAGGCCATGAGGGTGGGGGAACACACCTCCCGTCGCCCTCCGCCTGTCTTCCCCTATGCCAGGATCGCCTACACTTACTCCATGGAGTTTCTCTCACAG GAGGACTTGGTGCACACTATTGGGGAGAGCGTCGCTCTAGGAGCTTCTGGTATTGTGCTGTGGGGCAATGGAAACTACTCCAGAACGAAG AAAGCCTGTGTAGCGGTTCAGGACTACCTGCTTGGCACTCTTGGCCGTTACATCGTGAACGTGACAGAGGCCGCGTTTCTCTGCAGCCAGACCGTGTGCTCGTCCCGGGGTCGGTGTGTCAGACGGGACCCGAGCGGCACGGCCTACCTGCATCTGGATCCAGCAGAATGGTCCATCGTTCCCAGAGCAGGGCTGCCTGGGCCCGTGACCGTGGGTCCATCTTATGTAGCTCACAGGAGGTTGAGGACGGCTGAAGATGAAACGAGAGGATTCACAGCCAGTTTTAGGTGCCAGTGTTTCCCAGGCTGGGAAGGAGACCAGTGTCAGAAACCAGTGCCTGTAGAGACTTTTATATGA